One genomic window of Mercenaria mercenaria strain notata chromosome 2, MADL_Memer_1, whole genome shotgun sequence includes the following:
- the LOC123565025 gene encoding mucin-5AC-like → MEDGSISDVTGEFFIEDDSSVDLGDLEYIRGIRVEGPGLFTLLLFSGSCETLFDDDFQNEEDRYHGFHTGTVKNFEAAITYNFAPVLARCLYFNSTKNLKDHIVKVAMVTSKFLLAEYMTVHAEWNKAECGDLEVMSRRDIIPDSAIDIHQIAHDVVDFANGSVYPVPAVSYGVVDIHLDDIKETWIESLSIWASVAVAVKIDISTERGCTDQIRGYAHNMSIIGEINTEVPANTLTAERFTLLKRSGFTTFCGENITTIISAVDPTAVAIFTFTLQLYGCVLDAGKASTSVTPSFTSLLPVNRNTTSTPTVSPSIETDGSGDYHATDATTIAPTPVDNSVTTTTKRPDDNLTTTTTQQADVNSVTTTTQQPNYNSATSVTQSQDTTTTQGHVSPTTQGQVNPNTQGQVNPNTQGQVSPITQGQVTPTTQGQVNPNTQGQANPITQGQVSPTTQGQVNPNTQGQVSPTTQGQVNPTTQNQNSESVTQTTRQVGNLHTTIVPSQSCTCTNLTRNITQEELDIIVKELIRNLTVPATETSAYKRTKMSMPDERRSSAVIGAVGITSMVTVTGVVIAMDAAHILNAYNFIKSLLSRN, encoded by the exons GTTGATCTCGGTGACCTGGAATATATAAGGGGAATAAGGGTAGAAGGACCTGGATTGTTTACTTTGCTACTGTTCAGTGGCTCGTGTGAAACACTATTTGATGATGACTTCCAAAATGAAGAAGATAGGTACCATGGCTTCCACACAGGAACTGTTAAG AATTTCGAAGCAGCAATCACCTATAACTTTGCCCCAGTTCTTGCAAGATGTTTGTACTTCAACTCCACAAAAAATCTAAAAGACCATATCGTCAAGGTAGCAATGGTTACAA GCAAATTCTTATTGGCAGAATACATGACAGTGCATGCTGAATGGAACAAAG CCGAATGTGGCGATTTGGAGGTCATGTCTAGGAGAGATATCATACCCGACTCAGCGATTGACATTCACCAGATTGCTCATGACGTTGTCGACTTCGCTAACGGAAGTGTTTATCCCGTACCCGCGGTATCCTACGGTGTTGTAGATATACATCTTGATGACATAAAAGAAACTTGGATTGAAAGTCTATCAATATGGGCGTCGGTAGCGGTGGCAGTGAAGATAGACATTTCAACAGAGAGGGGGTGCACTGATCAGATAAGAGGATATGCACATAATATGTCTATAATCGGAGAGATAAACACAGAGGTACCAGCAAATACTCTCACTGCTGAGAGGTTCACGCTGCTAAAGAGGTCGGGTTTTACGACATTCTGTGGCGAAAACATAACTACCATAATAAGTGCAGTGGACCCAACTGCAGTTGCAATTTTCACATTTACACTGCAACTGTACGGATGTGTTTTAGACGCTG GAAAGGCGAGTACATCAGTCACGCCATCTTTCACCTCGCTACTGCCTGTCAATCGTAATACAACTTCGACTCCAACAGTTTCACCGAGCATAGAAACAGATGGAAGTGGAGATTACCATGCTACTG atgCTACAACAATAGCCCCAACACCGGTAGATAATTCAGTCACGACAACTACAAAACGACCAGACGACAATTTGACCACAACAACTACACAACAGGCAGACGTCAATTCAGTCACGACAACTACACAACAACCAAACTACAATTCAGCCACTTCTGTCACACAAAGTCAAGACACCACGACTACACAAGGTCATGTCAGTCCGACTACACAAGGTCAAGTCAATCCAAATACACAAGGTCAAGTCAATCCAAATACACAGGGTCAAGTCAGTCCGATTACACAAGGTCAAGTCACTCCAACTACACAAGGTCAAGTCAATCCAAATACACAGGGTCAAGCCAATCCGATTACACAAGGTCAAGTCAGTCCAACTACACAAGGTCAAGTCAATCCAAATACACAAGGTCAAGTCAGTCCGACTACACAAGGCCAAGTTAACCCTACAACACAAAATCAAAATAGTGAGTCAGTCACCCAAACTACAAGACAAGTTGGCAATCTGCACACAACAATTGTTCCTTCTCAAAGTTGCACGTGTACTAACCTGACGAGAAATATCACACAGGAAGAGTTAGATATCATTGTAAAAGAACTAATCAGGAATCTCACTGTTCCAGCTACTGAGACGTCGGCATATAAAAGGACAAAAATGTCAATGCCCGACGAGCGTCGGTCGTCGGCGGTAATTGGAGCAGTAGGAATAACTAGTATGGTAACTGTGACCGGGGTTGTCATAGCAATGGACGCAGCTCATATTTTGAATGCGTACAACTTTATTAAATCACTTTTAAGTCGAAATTAG